Proteins encoded within one genomic window of Ranitomeya variabilis isolate aRanVar5 chromosome 4, aRanVar5.hap1, whole genome shotgun sequence:
- the LOC143768968 gene encoding glutathione S-transferase P 1-like isoform X1, producing the protein MSGYVLTYFPMRGRAEPIRLLLGDQGVSWKEEEVPLADWLSGKCELKKQAIFGQLPQFKDGDFVLYQSNTILRYLGRKYGISGGSNQESALIDMMNDGVDDLRTKYIRLVLLELETGKEKYEKELPNNLSTFEKILSQNSNGSKFVVGDKISYADYNLLDILHCHLDLFPGCLSAFPLLKAYVQHIISRPKLMKYLKSDGRAKRPVFPKK; encoded by the exons A TGAGTGGATATGTTTTAACCTATTTCCCAATGAGGG GAAGAGCTGAGCCCATACGCCTGCTCCTTGGTGATCAAGGGGTATCATGGAAAGAAGAGGAGGTGCCATTAGCAGACTGGCTTTCAGGAAAATGTGAGCTTAAGAAACAGGCG ATTTTCGGTCAGCTGCCACAGTTTAAGGATGGAGATTTTGTCTTGTATCAGAGCAATACCATTCTGAGATACCTTGGACGCAAATATG GGATTTCCGGTGGCAGTAACCAGGAGAGTGCCCTCATTGACATGATGAATGATGGTGTTGATGATCTGAGAACCAAGTACATTCGTCTGGTCCTCCTTGAGCTT GAGACGGGCAAAGAGAAGTACGAAAAAGAACTTCCCAATAATTTGTCAACATTTGAGAAGATTCTTTCCCAGAATTCTAATGGGTCCAAGTTTGTGGTGGGAGATAAG ATCTCATATGCAGATTACAACCTCCTGGATATCCTGCACTGTCACCTTGACTTATTCCCAGGATGTCTTTCAGCATTTCCCCTCCTTAAGGCATACGTTCAGCACATTATTTCTCGCCCTAAACTTATGAAATACTTGAAATCTGATGGTCGAGCCAAGCGACCTGTTTTCCCTAAAAAGTAG
- the LOC143768968 gene encoding glutathione S-transferase P 1-like isoform X2 — MRGRAEPIRLLLGDQGVSWKEEEVPLADWLSGKCELKKQAIFGQLPQFKDGDFVLYQSNTILRYLGRKYGISGGSNQESALIDMMNDGVDDLRTKYIRLVLLELETGKEKYEKELPNNLSTFEKILSQNSNGSKFVVGDKISYADYNLLDILHCHLDLFPGCLSAFPLLKAYVQHIISRPKLMKYLKSDGRAKRPVFPKK; from the exons ATGAGGG GAAGAGCTGAGCCCATACGCCTGCTCCTTGGTGATCAAGGGGTATCATGGAAAGAAGAGGAGGTGCCATTAGCAGACTGGCTTTCAGGAAAATGTGAGCTTAAGAAACAGGCG ATTTTCGGTCAGCTGCCACAGTTTAAGGATGGAGATTTTGTCTTGTATCAGAGCAATACCATTCTGAGATACCTTGGACGCAAATATG GGATTTCCGGTGGCAGTAACCAGGAGAGTGCCCTCATTGACATGATGAATGATGGTGTTGATGATCTGAGAACCAAGTACATTCGTCTGGTCCTCCTTGAGCTT GAGACGGGCAAAGAGAAGTACGAAAAAGAACTTCCCAATAATTTGTCAACATTTGAGAAGATTCTTTCCCAGAATTCTAATGGGTCCAAGTTTGTGGTGGGAGATAAG ATCTCATATGCAGATTACAACCTCCTGGATATCCTGCACTGTCACCTTGACTTATTCCCAGGATGTCTTTCAGCATTTCCCCTCCTTAAGGCATACGTTCAGCACATTATTTCTCGCCCTAAACTTATGAAATACTTGAAATCTGATGGTCGAGCCAAGCGACCTGTTTTCCCTAAAAAGTAG